The genomic stretch TGTGGATGCGATGGCCAAGGGGGCCTTTGGCTTTCTGGAAAAACCCTGTGCGCCGGCCGATCTGCTGGCCACTGTGGAACGCGGCCTGAAAACCCGCGCTTTGGTGCTGGAAAACCGGCGTCTGCGCGCCTTGGTGCACAGCGGCGATGCCGCCGAGCGGATGTTGTTCGGTCAGTCCGAGCTGGCAAAATCTCTGCGCGCACGGGTGCGCCAGCTTGCCGCCGTGGAAGCGCAGGTTCTGGTGCAGGGCGCGCCGGGCACGGGCGTGTCAAAAGTGGCCGAAGCGGTGCATCTGTGCTCGCCCCGCGCGAAGGCGCCTTTTGTGAAACGGGCCAGTGCCGGACTGGGGGCCGAAGCCTTGATGCAGGCGGTGACCGAGGCGCAGGCGGGCAGCCTGTTCATCGACGAAATCAGCCAGATGCCCCCCGACACGCAGATGACCCTTCTTACGGCTCTTGAGGGCGGGCTGCCGTGCCGTCTGATCGCAGGCAGCACCCGCGATTTGCAGGCGGCGGTGGACAGTGGCGTGCTGAATGCCGATCTGTATTACGGGATCGAAATGATGCCGGTGCGCATTCCGGCCCTGTCCGAACGCCCCGAGGATATTCCGGTGCTGTTCCGTCACTATGTGGAGCAGGCTGCCGAGCAATCGGGGCTCAGCGTGCCGGAAATCGGTTCGGACCAGCTTGCCGCGTTGATGGCCCAAGACTGGCCGGGCAATGCGCGCTCGCTCATGAGTGCCGCGATGCGCTTTGTCCTGGGGATGCCCGAAGATGTGACCGAAGCCGCCGAACTGGGGCTGAACGAACAGCTTGCGCGGGTGGAACGGGCATTGCTGATTGCGGCCCTTGGGCGACAGAACGGCCATGCCAGCGCCGCGGCAACGGCGCTGAAACTGCCGCGCAAGACGTTCTATGACAAGCTGGCCCGCTACGGGATTCGGGCGGACGACTACCGCAGATAGCCGTGTGCGGATTTCCGCACATTGCCCGCTTTGCAGTGTGCGGAAATCCGCACGGTGTTGGTGTGGGGTCGCGTGGCGCGACTTCAAGTGCGTCTTGTAACTTGTTTAAAAGAAATCACTATCTCATGAATTTCAGGGATGCGCGCAGCAATGTTGCAACGCGTCCCAAGGCTGCTGTTCAATCAATCGTGACGCGGCGCTTGGGAAAGGGTCGTGCAGTCTTGCAAAATCCAACTCTGGGAGGAGTATCATGAAGTTTTTTACCGCCGCAGCCGTGGCCCTGAGCCTGACCGTCTCTGCTGGTGCCGTACAGGCCGCCTGTGACGATGGCGAAATTGTCATCAAGTTCAGCCACGTTACCAACACCGACAAACACCCCAAGGGCATCGCTGCCTCGCTGCTGATGGAGCGGGTCAACGAAGAGATGGACGGCAAGGCCTGCATCGAGGTCTATCCGAACTCCACGCTCTACACCGACGAGCAGGTGATCGAGGCGATGCTGCGCGGCGACGTGCAACTGGCCGCACCTTCGCTGTCGCTGTTTGAATCGATCACCAAAGCCTATCGCCTGTTCGACCTGCCGTTCATGTTCAAGAACATTGACGCCGTCGACGCCTTTCAGGCTTCTGAGACCGGCCAGGCGATGCTTGACTCGATGCAGCGCCGCGGCCTGCAGGGTCTGGGCTTCTGGCACAATGGCATGAAGCAGATTTCGGCCAACCGTCCCCTGATCGAACCATCGGATGCCAAGGGCCTGAAGTTCCGCGTGCAGCCCTCTGACGTGTTGGTCGCACAGATGAACGCGCTGGATGCCTCGCCTCAGCCGATGGCCTTTGCCGAAGTCTATGGCGCATTGCAGACGGGCGTTGTCGATGGACAGGAAAACACCTGGTCCAACATCTACGGGCAGAAGTTCTTTGAGGTGCAGGACGGCATCACCGAGACCAACCACGGTATCATCGACTATCTGGTCGTGGCGCCGGTTGACTGGCTGGACAGCCTGGACGCCGACGTGCGGGACCAGTTCCTGACCATCCTCAACGAAGTCACGGTTACCCGCAACGCCGAGTCTTCGCGGGTAAACCAGGAAGCCAAGCAAGCGGTCCTGGATGCCGGTGGCACCGTACGCGAGCTGACAGCCGAACAGCGTCAGGACTGGGTCGACGTGATGAAGCCCGTCTGGGAGCAGTTCGAAGAAGAAGTGGGGGCCGATAACATCGCCGCCGCACAGGAAATCAACGCAGCCAACTGAGCTGTCTTGATCACGGACGGATCGGCACAACCGGTCCGTCCATTTCACATCTGGGAGGTGGACGCCATGATTGGCAAATACAAGCCTAAAGGGCCGGTTGGCCAATTCGTGAACAGTCTGGAAGAGACAGTGATTGCCGCCTTGCTGGGCGTGATGACGATGCTGACCTTCTTCAATGTAATTCTGCGCTATGTGTTCAACAGCTCGTTGATCTGGAGCCAGGAAGTCGTTCTGGTGCTTTTCGCCTGGCTGGTGCTTTTTGGCGTGTCTTACGCCTTTAAAGTGACAGCGCATCTTGGGGTTGATGCGATCACCAGCCTGCTGACGCCCGGTCGGCGCAAGGTTGTGGGGCTGATTTCAGGTGGCATCTGCATTGCCTACGCGGTGCTGCTTTGCAAGGGTGCCTGGGACCAATGGGCCCCGTTCGCCGATCTGCCCCCCACAACAGGCAGCTGGTTACCCACAGGGTTCGACACCCAGGCGCGCGGCCGGTCGTTCTTTGAAACCGACCAGATCCCGATGCCGGAATGGCTGCGCTTCCTGGAAGACTGGATCAACTACGGCGAGCGCTATTCCAAGATGCCCCGCATGATCCCCTATCTGATCCTGCCGATTTCGGCAGCGCTGATCCTGTTCCGGGTCTGTCAGGCCACCCTGCGCATCTGGAACAACCAATCCGAAAGCCTGATCGTCAGCCATGAAGCCGAAGACGCCGTTGAGGAAGTCGCAGCCATGAACCGCGGAGAATAACTGATGGAAGTCCTGCTCTTATTTGTCATGATCATCGGCCTGCTGTTTCTGGGCGTGCCGATCGGCGTTGCCCTTGGTATCAGCTCGATCATCTTCCAACTTGTGTTTTCGGATACCTCTCTGGCATCGGTGGCGCAATCGCTTTACCTTGCCATGGCCGGACACTACACGCTGCTGGCCATCCCGTTCTTTGTTCTGGCCTCCAGCTTCATGTCCACGGGTGGCGTGGCCAAGCGGATCATCCGTTTTGCCATCGCCTGCGTCGGCCATCTTCAGGGCGGTCTTGCGATTGCGGGGGTTCTGGCCTGCATGATGTTCGCAGCGCTGTCGGGGTCATCCCCTGCGACCGTGGTTGCCATCGGGTCTATTGTGATCGCAGCGATGCGTCAGGTCGGCTATACCAAGGAATTCGCCGCCGGCGTCATTTGCAACGCGGGCACATTGGGCATCCTGATCCCGCCCAGCATCGTGATGGTGGTCTATGCGTCTGCAACGGACGTGTCGGTGGGGCGGATGTTCCTGGCCGGCGTCATCCCGGGCATTCTTGCGGGCACGATGCTGATGATCACCATCTATATCTTCGCGCGCATCAAGAACATGCCAAGCGGCGAGTGGAAGGGCTGGGGCGAAATCTGGGATTCATTCCGTGACGCCTTTTGGGGCCTGCTGCTGATCGTCATCATCATGGGCGGCATCTATGGTCACCCGTGGATCCGGTTCGACGGGGGGAGTTTGCTGTATTGGAAGGGAGGGGCCTTTACCCCGACCGAAGCTGCCGCTGTTGCTGCCGTCTATGCCTTTTTTGTCGCGTCGTTCATCTATCGTGACATGGGGCCGTTGTCGGCAAACGAGAGCGGGGGAAAACCCATCGCGTTCTTCCGCAAGCCGCTTTCCATCGTGACGGCATTCTTCCACCGCGACACACGGGCGACCCTGTACGATGGCGGCAAGCTGACCATCACGCTGATGTTCATCATCGCCAACGCGCTGCTGCTCAAACACGTTCTGACCGACGAGCAGATCCCGCAACAGATCGCCGGTGCGATGCTGGATGCAGGGTTGAACTGGGTTGTCTTCCTGATTGTGGTCAACGTGATCCTGCTGATCGGCGGGCAGTTCATGGAGCCTTCGGGGTTGATCGTGATCGTGGCGCCGCTGGTGTTCCCGATTGCCATCGAGCTGGGCATTGATCCGATCCATCTGGGTATCATCATGGTGGTGAACATGGAAATCGGGATGATCACGCCGCCGGTGGGTCTGAACCTGTTCGTCACCTCGGGCGTGGCAGGGATGCCGATGATGAACGTGGTCCGCGCAGCCCTGCCGTTCCTGGCCGTGCTCTTCGTGTTCCTGATCATGGTGACCTATATCCCGGCAATCTCGACATGGCTGCCGACGATGATGATGGGGCCGGAGATCATAACGAATTAGGGCCGTCGTTTCGGTTCTGAAAAGGAAAGGCCGCATCCCGAGGGTGCGGCCTTTTCTTTTATTACGATGTGTTGGTGGACGCGGCAGGCGCGGTCCTGTGCTGTGCCTTGGATTAGCTTGCAACCAGCGCCTGAATGATCGGCGTGAAATCCTGCGCCTTCAAACTGGCACCGCCCACCAGCGCCCCGTCGACATTGCCGCACTGGAAAATCTCGGCCGCATTCCCCGGCTTGACCGAACCGCCATACAGCAGGCGGATCGCATTGCCGACCTCGTCACCCAGCCGCTGGATCAGCCGTGCGCGGATGAAATCATGCACTTCGTCGATCTGCGCCGTGGTCGCGACAGCGCCCGTGCCGATGGCCCAGACGGGTTCATAGGCCACCACCAGATTGTCACCGGTGCTGCCACTGGGGACCGAGCCCGACAACTGCCCGGCGATAATGTCCAGCGTGTTGTCGGCGGCGCGGTCCCCGGCGCTTTCACCGATGCACAGGATTGCGATCAACCCTGCATCCCAGGCGGCCTTGGTCTTTCCGCGCACGTCGCTGTTGCTTTCGTGGTAGGCGTCGCGGCGCTCTGAATGGCCGACGATCACATGGGTAGCACCCGCGTCGGCAATCATCGGGGCGGCAATGTCACCCGTAAACGCGCCCGCCGTTTCGCTGTGGCAATCCTGCGCGCCGATGGTGACCGCACTGGCGCGGGCAATTTCGCTGGCGCGGAACAGCAAGGGGGCAGGCGGGCAGATGACGATGTCGGTGTCGGAATTGTCCGCATGGGCTGTCGCCAGATCCGAGATCACACTCAGCGCTGCACTGCTGCCGTTCATCTTCCAGTTGCCTGCTGCCATTTTGCGCCGCATCGTTTTCCCGCCTGTTTGTGGATTGCTTTGACCCTGATTTAGCATTGCGGCGGCGGGCGGGCAATGTAGGCTTTGGCGGCATGGGGCAACCCGTGCAGGGCATTGCAAGATGAGGCACAAGAGATGATTCCCAGACTGGATGCGGCGAAAATCGCGGCACGCGATGCCGACACCATCGCCGCACTGGCGCAGGCTGCGCGCGATACCGGCTTTGCCACGGTCTACAACACCGCGCTGACCGGCACGCGTGTGTGCGAGGTGATCGAAACCTATCGCGCGTTCTTTCATCTGCCCGAGGCGCGAAAGCGTGACGTGGACATGGCCCGTACAGGGGCCAACCGGGGCTGGGGCGGGGCCGGATCTGAACAGGTCGACCCCGATGCGAACCCCGATTACAAACAGTTTTTCGACGCGGGCTTTACCCTGCCCGAGGGCGATCCGCTGGCGGCGCTGCCGGTCTATGCACCCAACCGCTGGCCCGCCCGGCCTGCGCAATTTCACGACGTGATCGCCAGCTATTACAGCGATGCCTGCGGCGTCGCGATGACCATATTGCGCGGCATTGCCGAGGCGATTGACGCTCCGCGCGATTACTTTGATGCCGCCTTTGACAAGCCGATGGCGCTGTTGCGGGGCAACTTTTACCCGCAGCGCCCTGCCTGGGCCGGCGAACGCGATTTCGGCATTGCCACGCACACCGATTACGGCTGTCTGACCCTGCTGGCCACCGACGGCACACCGGGGCTTGAGGTGCGCAAGCGTGGCGGCGGATGGATCGCGGTGCAGGCGCCGCCGGGCGAATTCATTATCAACTTTGGCGAGATGATGGAGATGTGGACCAAGGGTCGCGTGCAAGCCACACCGCACCGCGTGGTGGGGACGGATGCCGAGCGTATCTCGGTGCCGCTGTTCTTCAATCCGGCCTATGACACCAATGTGGCGCCCATCGGGTCAGGCGATGTGATCCGCGCGGGGGATCATATGGGAAAGCGGTTTTCGGAAACCTATGTGCATTTGCAAGAGAAGAAAGTGACCTGACCACAAAGGGCCGGTAGTGCCGCGCACCTCGATTCCGGGCCGGGTTTAACCAGATCCTCGCAAAGACCTTACAGACAGGCTATGGCCTGTCGCGCCAGCGCCACCGCCTCATCAGGATCATCCAGCGCACTGTCGGGCAGTTCCCAATAGGGCATCGCGGCGGCTTTCTGGCCGGGGCGCTGATAGGTCCAGCGCACCATGCCCATGTCATCAAACCGCGCCTGCATGTCGCCCGCGCCTTTCAACATCAGGCGGCCATCGGACATCAGCAGCGCAAAGATCTGCCCGTCGATGTAAAACCCCATGCCGCCGAACATGCGCCGCGTCGTCACCGGACCCACATCGCGCAACAGGTCCAGCGCCATTTCGACCGCTTCGCCGGAAACAGCCACCTAGCCTTTGACCAGATGTTCGGCCATTTCAGCCGGATCAGCGAACTTGATCGATTCGCCGCAGCCGCAGGCTTCGGTCACATTGGGGTTGTTGAACTTGAAGCCCGATTCCAGCAGCGAGGTCTCATAGTCGATCTCGGTGCCGAACAGGAACATCTGCGCCATCGGCGCAATCAGCACCCGTGCGCCGTCCTGTTCGACGGCTTCGTCGTTGGGATCCTGTTCGTCCACATATTCCATGGTGTATTCCATGCCTGCGCAGCCGCCTTTCTTGACGCCGATGCGCAACCCCTTGTGACCGTCAGCAGCCATAAGCTTGGCTATCTGGGTGGCCGCACGGGGGGTGATGGTGACGGCCTGCTTGCCGGGGATGGAAAACATAAACAGAACTCCTTTGGGCACAATGTAGGGGTGTCGTGCCGCAATCTCAAGCTATCGCAGTGTCGCGGCAAGGCTTTGTGCGGCAAAGCCCCATGCCAGCGCCCAACCAAAGGACGCCAGAGTGCCGATAATCACATATTCGCCGGCCTTTTGATCGCGCGAGGCGGTTTCGAACCGCAGGATGGATTTGGCCGCGATCAGAAACCCGATGCCGGTGGGCTCTCCGATCATCACCATCAGATAGATCAGCGCGCGTTCCATCAGCCCGATGATGCGGCCCGCGTTGTCCAGCCCTTCGATCCCTGCGGCGGCACGCCAGGGGGACATCAACAGCCCCACGGCAGGACCGCCCATCAGCGTGGCGGCAATCACACCGCACAGCATGACCGCGATGGGTGTGAGGGTAGGTGCATAGGCGGCCCAAAGGCCGTTCGCATAGGCCCCTGGCATCCACAAAAGCATGGCAAGGATCACCAACGCATGGGCCGCTTGCGTGCCCAGATAGGACCACAGGTGCGCAGGCAACCGTTTCGCGGCCAAGGCCACAGCCGTGTGACCCAAGGCAGCGGCCGCCGCCACATGCGCAGCACCGCCCAGCGCCCCCCAGCCCAGCGCAAAGACCACTGCGATGCGCAGGGCCAGCGGCGCGCGGGCAGGCAGCAGGTGAAAGGCCAGCAACCACGCCAGCATCAGGGCCAGGGCTGTCTCGGTCATTGCGTAGAAAAGCAGCCGTTTTTGGCTGCTATTGCTATATGCAGCCGAATTTGACTGCTTTTGGGGAAATCAGCCATGTTCCAGCATCTCGCAAACTTCCATCAACGCACGGATGCCTGCGGCCTCTTGCAGGCTGTGAACGGTCTGGCGGCTGACGTCAAAGTGCGCGGCCAGCGTGTCCTGGGTCGGCGTGGGCAGGGCAAGCGATGCCAGCGCAATCTGCGCCTGCCGCGCGGTCCAGCGGCTGCTGATGTGATCGGCAAGGGGCAGGGCGGTTTGCAGTGCCACGGGGGCGGTGTCCGTCGCCAGCCGGGCGGTGCGGGCCATATCGTCCAGCGCCCGGCCCGAGGCGACAAAGGCGGGGCCGTCGGCGTCTGATAAATCCGCGCCCGTGACGGTTCCGTCACCCGTGGCCAGGCCGATGCGGGTGTCGTGCCCCTTGCCCGTCATCCGCACGCCTGCACGAAATACCAGCGCTGCACGCAAGGCAAAGGGCGCGGCACAGATCGCTTGCCAACTGTCGCCACGCGCGCGGGTCAGACGGGGGGCCACGTCCTGCCATTCCGCCACAGCCGCCGCAGCGGCGTCCAGCCCGTCAAAGACCTGCGCCAGCCCGCCCTCGGGCAGGGCGGATGATTTCACAATGTCTCCGGTCAGAACGGCCAGTTGCGGCATGGGGCTTCCTCTTTGACGTCCAGTTGTGCGGGCAAATCCACGGCCTTGCAACTGTCGGACGCGCGCAGGTGCGAAAAAGTGGCTTAGGGTCCAGACCCTAGGTCACATACCCATAAAAGGGATTCACAGACTTTAGAAAACGTGATTCACTTTCCGGCAAATGTGGAGGTGAGAATGGCACGTTTTGATTTGACAGATTTTGAATGGTCGGTGATCCAGCCGTTGCTGCCGACGAAGGTGCGCGGCAAGCCGCGTGTGGATGACCGGCGGGTTTTGAACGGCATCTTCTGGCGCTTGCGGACTGGTGCGCCCTGGGCAGACATTCCTGCCCGATACGGGCCGCATACGACCTGTGTGAACCGCTTCAACCGCTGGCGGCGTGCGGGCCACTGGGCGCGTATTCTTGAAGCAATATCAGAGGCATATGAGGGTGAGGTGCAAATGATTGACAGCTCCTCCATCCGGGTACACCAACAGGGCGCAAATGGCCCTAAAAAAGGGGGCGATCCGATTGCCTGGGTCGCTCAAGGGGCGGGCTGACAACGAAAATCCACGCTTTGGTGGACGCGCTTGGCCGCCCGATCCGGCTCATGCTGACGGCTGGGCAGGCCTATGATGGACACGCGGCAGAGCAGATGCTGGATCGACTGAAAGAAGGCTGCAGCGTGCTGGCGGATCGCGCCTATGACAGCAACGCGATCCGTGATTTGATCGCCAAACAGAAGGCGCAAGCCGTGATCCCTTCGATGCCGCAACGCAATCCTGTCATCGCGCATGATCGCGAGCGTTACAAAGCACGCAACGCAGTGGAGCGTTTCTTCAACAAACTCAAAAACTTCCGCGCGGTAGCAACAAGATATGACAAACGCGATGATAATTTCCTCGCATCCATACAACTCGCGTCAATCAGGATCTGGTTGCGAACTTATGAGTCGGTGACCTAGGACGTGAAGACGGCGGCAGGAGCAACAGGGCGCAAGCAGGCAGGGTCAAAGACAACGATGTGGGTCACCTCGGGGCACGCATATAGCATCACAGAGGCCCCGGCGATGCGGGCAGATCGTCGGGCAGGATGCGCCAGATGGGCAGGTTGTCGGGCAAATACATTTGCAAAGCCTTTACCGCCATTTTGCAAACCAACTGAAAACTACTTTGCAAAGTCATTCAAACTGCTTTGCAAACGCATGATCCGCCAAGTTCACCCCACGCTTTGCAGCCCCAACAAAAATGCCGCCCCCGAAGGGACGGCCCGATCACCGCATAGGGTTGGGGGTACTCAGAGACCCATGCAGTTCGCGTAATAGGTCACGGTCGCGGGCCAGTCCGAGAACACGCCTTCGACGCCAATGTCTTGCGCGATCACGTCCAGCGCCACCAGATAGTCGCTGTCGTCCTTGACCACATCACCGACCGACTGGAAGTACCAGCCGCCACCGGAGGCCAGCGGGCCCGAGCGTTCCAGTGTCCATGCAATCAGCTTCAGACCCGCCTCTTTGGCGGCCAGCGCATAGGCCGACGCGGCAATCGCGCCGTTGTCGTCGGTCAGCAGCATGTTCAGCGAGGGTGCCAGATATTGCACGCCTTGCTCTTTCAGCGCAGCGAAATCTTCGTTCCATGTGGCTTTGTCCTGCTCGTCAAAGCCGTCGGACCATTCCACCAGATACACGGCTTGCTTGCCAAATTCGGGTTCGTTGTTCACCCAGTACAGCACGTCATCCAGATTGAACGACTGTGCCCAGACATCCGACGCAGGAATGCCGGCGGCCTTGTATTCGTCGATCATCTTTTGCGCATAGTCTTCCTGGCTGAAACCGTCATGCGGCATCTCGACCGAGGGGCTTTTCAGTTCGGGGGTGAACTTGGCACCAAGCGACTTGATCAGTTCGATTGATTCCGCGTGGGTCAGAACGCTGGCCTTGTCGGTGTACAGCGTGGTGCGGAAGCCTGCGACGCCGCCCTGATAGGCCTCGGCCGTGGTGGCGGCTTTGTCGGCGCTGTCCATTTTCGGCGTCAGCGTGCGGAACTGCTCCAGCGTCAGCTCGGAGGTGCGGCATTCGGCGCTGGCGGGGGTGTCGCCCGCGGCGGGGGTAAACGGTGTCGCACAGGTGTCGGCCAGATCGCTGACCAGAATGTTGGTGGTTGTGTGCAGGTCGTTCTGCGCGTGGCGGCAGACCAGTTCGTGATCCTTGGTAAAGGTCACGTCACATTCCACGATGCCTGCACCCTGACGGGCACCTGCGATATAGGACTGATCGGTATGTTCGGGGAACTGCAACGCCGCACCGCGGTGACCGATGGAAAAGGCGGTGGCGGCAGGTGTCTGGCCCATGCAGCTGGCCAGTTTTTCCTTCAGCGGACCCTCGGGCAGCTTGTCGACCAGATAGGCAGGACGGGCACCGTAGGACACTGCTGTTTGGCTGTGACCGTCGGCAAAGGCCATGACAGGCAGGGCAGCAAGGGTGGCTGCGATCAGGGAGATACGCATGAAATGCTCCAATTATCAGATTGTTATCGTGTGGCCGTATGGAGCGGGAATGTAACGGATCTGTGATTGATTTGCGAAGGTCGTGTGAAATCAAAGTACTACCTAGGCGGGAATCCGCCTCTGGGGCGGCGTTACCCCACTCTGTGTTGACTTTGCGACACATGTCAGTTGCCAAGCAAAACCGACTTTTGCGTCACATCGCTGACCCAAAGCGCGGCACTACGTCCGAAGGACGGGGCAGGGGCTAAGCAGTCAATCGTGAAAAATGCGTCGAACGGCGGGATTGAGCCCAACCTGAAAATTCGAATTTCTTGCCGCGTGCGCTCGCAGCGTGAAATCCGATGCAAGAGCGAGAAATCCGATGCTGCTGCGCGGCGAGAGAACCAGCCATTTTTTAGATCGCAGCACTCACCTATGTTCGCTGCAAGGTTCTTGACGCCTCAAATTGCGACAAGAACACTTCACCAGTTAACTCGGCCAAAAAATGTGCCCGTTTCAAGCGGTCCATCACGGGACCTTTGACTTCGGACAAATGCAACTTCACGCCCATTTCATGCAGCCTCGCATTGATGGTTTCAAGAGATTCCAGCGCGCTGAGGTCGATGTCATTGATTGCTGAACACTGCAGGATGACGTGGCGGATGTTTTTGTCACCTGCCACCCGATTGTGAATCTTGTCTTCCAGATAGCGCGCATTGGCGAAATACAGACTCTCATCAACGCGCAAGGAAACGATGCTTGGGTCGGTGATCACGTCATGACGCAGTATATTGCGGTAGTGTTCTGTGCCCGGCACCTGCCCAACTTCAGCAATGTGCGGTTTTGATGACTTGTAGAGATGCAGCAGGATTGACAAGCCGACACCAGCCGAAACGCCAGCTTCGACGCCTATCGCAAGGGTGATGATCATTGTCGCGAAAACGGCTGAGAAATCAGCTTTGGAATAGTCCCAACTCCGCTTCAGGATTGAAAAATCCACCAAGCTCAAAACTGCGACGATGATGGTTGCGGCCAAGGTGGCTTTGGGCAGGAAATAGATCAACGGGGTCAGGGCCAGGGCGGCGATCGCCAAACCGACAGCAGTGAAGGCCCCTGCGGCGGGGGTTTCGGCCCCTGCATCGAAGTTGACGACAGATCTCGAAAATCCGCCGGTCACGGGGAAACCGCCCGTCAGCGCGGCCCCGATATTGGCGGCCCCCAGCCCGATCAACTCCTGGTCAGGATCGATGCGCTGGCGTTTCTTGGCGGCGAGGGTCTGGGCGACAGAAATTGACTCCACAAAACCGATGATCGAGATCAGAAACGCAGGAAGCAGAAGCTGTCCAAGCAGTTCAGGCGAGAACGAAGGGAGTGTCAGCGGCGGCAGGCTTTGGGGCACTTCGCCAACGATCTTGACGCCTTTGGCAGAAAGACCAAAGGCCCACACCGCAGCAGTCGTAGCGACCACAACTGCCACGGGACCGGTTTTCACAAGAACACCCGTGAGCCCATCCGAGAGACCAAACCGCTTGAGCAGAGGTCTCAATCCCTTACGCACCCAAAACAGGAATCCGGTCGCAAGGATGCCGATGATGGCTGTGATCCAGTTCGTCTCGGCAATATGCTCCGTGATGGAAATGACCAGCTCCAGCAGATTGTTGCCTTCGGCATCAATCCCGAGGACGTGCTTGAGTTGGCTGGCCGCGATGATGATGCCCGACGCGGTGATAAAGCCCGCAATGACGGGGTGAGACAGAAAATTCGCGACAAAGCCAAGGCGGAACAGCCCCATGGCCAGCAGGATAACGCCTGAAAGTGCCGCAAGCGACAGGGCGGCAACGGCATAGCCCATCGTGCCCTGTTCAACGATATTGCTCAGCGCCGCGGCGGTCATCAGGGAAACCACCGCAACGGGGCCTACCGCCAAAGCGCGGCTGGTGCCAAATACCGCATAGAGCATGATCGGCGCGATTGAGGCGTAAAGTCCCGCTTCGGGCGGCAGCCCCGCCAACAAGGCATAGGCCAGCGATTGTGGGATCAGCATGATTGTCACGATCAACGCGGCAACAACGTCGCTGGATAGGGCAGAACGGTTATAGGCCCGTCCCCACGTCAGAATGGGCAAATAGCGCGTCATATCGGTTTTCATTGTGTTCTCTGGGGATTTGAGTGACCCCCGCAAAAGATGTGCGGGGGCTGTTATCGCTGTCTATTTGACCGTTACTTTTTCGGGCGTTGCCATCCACTCACGCCCCTTGAGCATGCCTTGCCAATAAATCGGGGGCAGCAGTTTTTCTTTCAGAAACCATGCCGCGCGGGAGGGTTTGGTGCCGTCGATGATGGCTTTCGGGAAGCTGGGCAACATCGTTCCGCCATAGCCGAACTCTGCCAGAACGATCTTGCCGCGCTCGACCGTCAGCGGGCAGGAGCCGTAGCCGTTGTATTGTGCCACGGGCGATCCGCCGCGCATGTCGGCCACTATGTTTTCGGCGACAACGGGCGCCTGAATGCGGGCGGCGGCCATCGTCTTGGCATTGGGCGCGTTCATCACGTCACCCAGGGACCACACATTGTCGTATGTTTTGTGGCGCAAGGT from Pseudosulfitobacter sp. DSM 107133 encodes the following:
- a CDS encoding sigma-54 dependent transcriptional regulator, which gives rise to MSKRVLVVDDDAAVRDAVVQTLELADLDPLAASSFVAAKDHITPDFDGVILSDMRMPGRDGFHLLQYAHAQDADLPVILLTGQGDIPTAVDAMAKGAFGFLEKPCAPADLLATVERGLKTRALVLENRRLRALVHSGDAAERMLFGQSELAKSLRARVRQLAAVEAQVLVQGAPGTGVSKVAEAVHLCSPRAKAPFVKRASAGLGAEALMQAVTEAQAGSLFIDEISQMPPDTQMTLLTALEGGLPCRLIAGSTRDLQAAVDSGVLNADLYYGIEMMPVRIPALSERPEDIPVLFRHYVEQAAEQSGLSVPEIGSDQLAALMAQDWPGNARSLMSAAMRFVLGMPEDVTEAAELGLNEQLARVERALLIAALGRQNGHASAAATALKLPRKTFYDKLARYGIRADDYRR
- a CDS encoding DctP family TRAP transporter solute-binding subunit — its product is MKFFTAAAVALSLTVSAGAVQAACDDGEIVIKFSHVTNTDKHPKGIAASLLMERVNEEMDGKACIEVYPNSTLYTDEQVIEAMLRGDVQLAAPSLSLFESITKAYRLFDLPFMFKNIDAVDAFQASETGQAMLDSMQRRGLQGLGFWHNGMKQISANRPLIEPSDAKGLKFRVQPSDVLVAQMNALDASPQPMAFAEVYGALQTGVVDGQENTWSNIYGQKFFEVQDGITETNHGIIDYLVVAPVDWLDSLDADVRDQFLTILNEVTVTRNAESSRVNQEAKQAVLDAGGTVRELTAEQRQDWVDVMKPVWEQFEEEVGADNIAAAQEINAAN
- a CDS encoding TRAP transporter small permease, encoding MIGKYKPKGPVGQFVNSLEETVIAALLGVMTMLTFFNVILRYVFNSSLIWSQEVVLVLFAWLVLFGVSYAFKVTAHLGVDAITSLLTPGRRKVVGLISGGICIAYAVLLCKGAWDQWAPFADLPPTTGSWLPTGFDTQARGRSFFETDQIPMPEWLRFLEDWINYGERYSKMPRMIPYLILPISAALILFRVCQATLRIWNNQSESLIVSHEAEDAVEEVAAMNRGE
- a CDS encoding TRAP transporter large permease translates to MEVLLLFVMIIGLLFLGVPIGVALGISSIIFQLVFSDTSLASVAQSLYLAMAGHYTLLAIPFFVLASSFMSTGGVAKRIIRFAIACVGHLQGGLAIAGVLACMMFAALSGSSPATVVAIGSIVIAAMRQVGYTKEFAAGVICNAGTLGILIPPSIVMVVYASATDVSVGRMFLAGVIPGILAGTMLMITIYIFARIKNMPSGEWKGWGEIWDSFRDAFWGLLLIVIIMGGIYGHPWIRFDGGSLLYWKGGAFTPTEAAAVAAVYAFFVASFIYRDMGPLSANESGGKPIAFFRKPLSIVTAFFHRDTRATLYDGGKLTITLMFIIANALLLKHVLTDEQIPQQIAGAMLDAGLNWVVFLIVVNVILLIGGQFMEPSGLIVIVAPLVFPIAIELGIDPIHLGIIMVVNMEIGMITPPVGLNLFVTSGVAGMPMMNVVRAALPFLAVLFVFLIMVTYIPAISTWLPTMMMGPEIITN
- the tpiA gene encoding triose-phosphate isomerase, with amino-acid sequence MRRKMAAGNWKMNGSSAALSVISDLATAHADNSDTDIVICPPAPLLFRASEIARASAVTIGAQDCHSETAGAFTGDIAAPMIADAGATHVIVGHSERRDAYHESNSDVRGKTKAAWDAGLIAILCIGESAGDRAADNTLDIIAGQLSGSVPSGSTGDNLVVAYEPVWAIGTGAVATTAQIDEVHDFIRARLIQRLGDEVGNAIRLLYGGSVKPGNAAEIFQCGNVDGALVGGASLKAQDFTPIIQALVAS
- a CDS encoding 2-oxoglutarate and iron-dependent oxygenase domain-containing protein, producing MIPRLDAAKIAARDADTIAALAQAARDTGFATVYNTALTGTRVCEVIETYRAFFHLPEARKRDVDMARTGANRGWGGAGSEQVDPDANPDYKQFFDAGFTLPEGDPLAALPVYAPNRWPARPAQFHDVIASYYSDACGVAMTILRGIAEAIDAPRDYFDAAFDKPMALLRGNFYPQRPAWAGERDFGIATHTDYGCLTLLATDGTPGLEVRKRGGGWIAVQAPPGEFIINFGEMMEMWTKGRVQATPHRVVGTDAERISVPLFFNPAYDTNVAPIGSGDVIRAGDHMGKRFSETYVHLQEKKVT
- a CDS encoding TfoX/Sxy family protein — translated: MAVSGEAVEMALDLLRDVGPVTTRRMFGGMGFYIDGQIFALLMSDGRLMLKGAGDMQARFDDMGMVRWTYQRPGQKAAAMPYWELPDSALDDPDEAVALARQAIACL